One Helicobacter kayseriensis genomic region harbors:
- the galU gene encoding UTP--glucose-1-phosphate uridylyltransferase GalU → MIRKCLFPAAGYGTRFLPATKAMPKEMLPIVNKPLIQYGVEEAFESGCTQIAIITGRNKRSIEDHFDISYELEREIQGTDKEHYLEGIRKIMHSCSFSYTRQNEMKGLGHAILTGETLIGDEPFGVILADDLCLNEKGRGVLAQMCNLYAKYHCAIVAIEEVDPSQVDKYGIIQGEEIEQGIFKVHSMIEKPSQEEAPSNLAIIGRYILIPEIFDILRTTPAGKKGEIQITDALQTLALQGKVIAYQFQGKRYDCGSVEGFIEATNVFYQRIKNAK, encoded by the coding sequence ATGATTCGAAAATGCCTCTTCCCAGCTGCTGGATATGGGACAAGATTCCTTCCTGCAACAAAAGCAATGCCAAAAGAAATGCTTCCCATCGTCAATAAACCCCTCATTCAATATGGAGTAGAAGAAGCATTTGAATCAGGATGCACGCAAATTGCCATCATCACGGGCAGAAACAAAAGAAGCATTGAAGATCATTTTGATATTAGCTATGAATTAGAGCGAGAAATTCAAGGAACAGATAAAGAACACTATCTTGAAGGGATTAGGAAAATTATGCATAGCTGTTCATTTTCCTACACACGACAAAATGAAATGAAGGGTCTAGGGCACGCAATTTTAACAGGGGAGACGCTGATTGGGGATGAGCCTTTTGGAGTGATTTTGGCTGATGATTTATGCTTAAATGAAAAAGGCCGAGGGGTTTTAGCCCAAATGTGTAATTTGTATGCCAAATACCATTGCGCAATTGTTGCAATCGAAGAAGTAGATCCCTCACAAGTTGATAAATATGGAATCATCCAAGGAGAAGAAATAGAACAAGGTATTTTTAAAGTGCATTCTATGATTGAAAAACCTAGCCAAGAAGAAGCCCCGAGCAATCTAGCCATCATAGGACGCTATATCTTGATTCCTGAAATCTTTGACATACTTAGAACCACTCCTGCAGGAAAAAAAGGGGAAATACAAATCACTGATGCACTGCAAACCTTAGCCCTTCAAGGGAAAGTGATTGCCTATCAGTTTCAAGGCAAACGCTATGATTGTGGAAGTGTTGAAGGTTTTATTGAAGCAACCAATGTTTTCTATCAAAGAATTAAAAATGCAAAATAA